From Streptomyces kaniharaensis, the proteins below share one genomic window:
- a CDS encoding pRL2-19, with translation MAATPEDMSHAMLIAILMNNGGSIDLPGDAFTPDAIGGRDGAFHAVEMVPLPDGRLRLSVVARPAGDEGRIEFR, from the coding sequence ATGGCCGCCACCCCGGAGGACATGTCCCACGCGATGCTGATCGCCATCCTGATGAACAACGGCGGCAGCATCGACCTGCCCGGCGACGCCTTCACCCCCGACGCCATCGGGGGCCGGGACGGCGCCTTCCACGCCGTCGAGATGGTCCCCTTGCCGGACGGACGCCTCCGGCTGTCCGTCGTCGCCCGCCCCGCCGGCGACGAAGGCCGCATCGAGTTCCGCTGA